One Mesorhizobium loti genomic window carries:
- a CDS encoding D-threo-aldose 1-dehydrogenase, translating into MKTRHFDRIGNGGLTFTELGFGTAPLGNLYRAVSDADANATLDAAWATGCRYYDTAPLYGLGLSETRLNPFLRGKKRDDYVLSSKVGRLMRACPPEERTGIGKFFDTPSRQEVYDYSYDGVMRSFEASLERLGVDRIDILFVHDVDIFTHGSKEASDRRIEEFMRSGYYGLLSLRDQGAIKAFGGGINEWQVAQTLAERGDFDLFLLAGRYTLLEQEALTSFLPLCQKRGIGIVLGGPYNSGILATGPKPGAYYNYSEAPKDILERVAGIEAVCTRHGVRLIEAALQFPALHPSVVSVIPGGQRPSEVESNRALLDAKLPAALWADLKKEGLMRADAPTA; encoded by the coding sequence ATGAAGACACGGCATTTCGACCGCATCGGCAATGGCGGCCTCACCTTTACGGAGCTCGGCTTCGGCACGGCACCGCTCGGCAATCTATACCGTGCCGTTTCGGACGCGGATGCCAATGCCACGCTCGACGCCGCCTGGGCGACCGGCTGCCGCTACTACGACACAGCGCCGCTCTATGGGCTCGGCCTGTCGGAAACACGGCTCAATCCGTTCCTGCGCGGCAAGAAGCGCGACGACTATGTGCTGTCGAGCAAGGTCGGCCGCCTGATGCGCGCCTGCCCGCCGGAAGAACGCACGGGCATCGGCAAGTTCTTCGACACGCCGTCGCGCCAGGAAGTCTACGATTACAGCTATGACGGCGTGATGCGCTCGTTCGAGGCCTCGCTCGAGCGGCTCGGCGTCGACCGGATCGACATCCTGTTCGTGCACGATGTCGACATCTTCACCCATGGCAGCAAGGAGGCATCCGACCGGCGCATCGAGGAATTCATGCGCTCGGGTTATTACGGGTTGCTGTCGCTGCGCGACCAGGGTGCGATCAAGGCGTTCGGCGGCGGCATCAACGAATGGCAGGTTGCCCAGACACTGGCCGAGCGCGGTGATTTCGACCTGTTCCTGCTTGCCGGGCGCTACACGCTGCTGGAACAGGAGGCGCTGACATCCTTCCTGCCGCTCTGCCAGAAGCGCGGCATCGGCATCGTGCTGGGCGGTCCCTACAATTCCGGCATCCTGGCAACAGGACCGAAGCCCGGCGCCTACTACAACTATTCCGAAGCACCGAAGGACATTCTTGAGCGGGTCGCCGGCATCGAGGCGGTCTGCACGCGCCATGGCGTCAGGCTGATCGAGGCGGCGCTGCAATTTCCGGCGCTGCATCCGTCGGTCGTCTCGGTGATCCCCGGCGGCCAGCGGCCAAGCGAGGTCGAAAGCAACCGCGCACTGCTCGACGCGAAGCTGCCGGCGGCGCTCTGGGCGGACCTCAAGAAGGAAGGCCTGATGCGCGCTGATGCGCCGACCGCATGA
- a CDS encoding 6-phospho 3-hexuloisomerase gives MNEIKLFVEKSQDNFEGEFAMSDRNENLFKTALDELGGVLARVDGSQIDAACKLLAEARQIVVYGCGREALQVKGFAMRLYHLGLPVSVVGDMTTPPLGPGDVFLASSGPGETSTVLTLMRVARDAGATNLLLTAQAGGSAARLADTTLLIPAQTMANDQGPQKTSVLPMGSVFEGALFLLFEVMVLKLKSLSGASPEAMRARHTNME, from the coding sequence ATGAACGAAATCAAGCTGTTCGTGGAAAAATCCCAGGACAATTTCGAGGGCGAGTTTGCCATGAGCGACCGGAACGAAAACCTGTTCAAGACCGCGCTCGACGAACTCGGCGGCGTGCTGGCGCGGGTGGATGGCAGCCAAATCGACGCCGCCTGCAAGCTGTTGGCCGAAGCCAGGCAGATCGTCGTCTATGGCTGCGGCCGCGAGGCCTTGCAGGTCAAGGGTTTCGCCATGCGGCTCTACCACCTCGGCCTGCCGGTCTCGGTGGTCGGCGACATGACCACGCCGCCGCTGGGGCCTGGTGATGTGTTCCTCGCCAGTTCCGGACCGGGAGAAACCTCGACGGTGCTCACCTTGATGCGCGTCGCGCGCGATGCCGGCGCGACCAATCTGCTGCTGACCGCCCAGGCCGGCGGCAGCGCGGCAAGACTGGCCGACACCACGCTGCTCATCCCGGCCCAGACCATGGCCAATGACCAGGGACCGCAAAAAACTTCTGTCCTACCGATGGGTTCGGTGTTCGAAGGCGCGCTGTTCCTGCTGTTCGAGGTGATGGTGCTGAAGCTCAAATCCCTGAGCGGTGCGTCGCCCGAGGCCATGCGTGCCCGCCACACCAACATGGAATAG
- a CDS encoding ABC transporter permease, translating into MSVQTTEYTVSEIRSPASFITSRVFIYGALVFWAFICLFPIYWTLTTSFKSAVDVTQGHLIPFVDFQPDWKGWRSLGLSPDSIFETSTVRDEFFKRFMNSVITSVGASSLAIVIGSLAAYGLTRYRYKFAWFKNEDISFFFLSQLILPPVVLALPFLVLYREVGLLDTRIGLILLYTLMVLPIVIWIMRDQFNSIPVELEEAALVDGLSIWGAFFRIVMPIALPGMVAAFILAMVLCWNEYFFAALLTSTDAKTIPVMVASQTGSQGINWWSMAALATAAIAPLAVIGIALERYLIMGMTAGAVK; encoded by the coding sequence ATGAGCGTTCAAACCACCGAATACACCGTTTCCGAAATCCGCTCTCCGGCGAGCTTCATCACCAGCCGGGTCTTCATCTATGGCGCGCTGGTGTTCTGGGCTTTCATCTGCCTGTTCCCGATCTACTGGACGCTAACGACGTCGTTCAAATCGGCGGTCGATGTCACCCAGGGCCATCTGATCCCCTTCGTCGACTTCCAGCCGGACTGGAAGGGCTGGCGATCGCTCGGCCTCTCGCCGGATTCGATCTTCGAGACCTCGACGGTGCGCGATGAGTTCTTCAAGCGCTTCATGAACTCGGTCATCACCTCGGTCGGCGCGTCGAGCCTCGCCATCGTCATCGGCAGCCTCGCCGCCTACGGCCTCACGCGCTACCGCTACAAGTTCGCCTGGTTCAAGAACGAGGACATCTCCTTCTTCTTCCTGTCGCAGCTGATCCTGCCGCCCGTCGTGCTCGCTCTGCCCTTCCTGGTGCTCTACCGGGAAGTCGGCCTGCTCGACACGCGCATCGGACTGATCCTGCTCTACACGCTGATGGTGCTGCCGATCGTCATCTGGATCATGCGCGACCAGTTCAATTCGATCCCGGTCGAACTGGAGGAAGCAGCTCTCGTCGATGGCCTGTCGATCTGGGGCGCGTTTTTCCGCATCGTCATGCCGATCGCGCTGCCGGGCATGGTCGCCGCCTTCATCCTGGCGATGGTGCTGTGCTGGAACGAGTATTTTTTCGCCGCCCTTTTGACCTCGACCGATGCCAAGACCATTCCCGTCATGGTGGCGAGCCAGACCGGCTCGCAAGGCATCAACTGGTGGTCGATGGCTGCCCTTGCCACGGCGGCGATCGCACCGCTGGCGGTCATCGGCATTGCTTTGGAACGCTATCTCATCATGGGCATGACCGCGGGGGCCGTGAAGTGA
- a CDS encoding binding-protein-dependent transport systems inner membrane component: protein MGWAVMAAATLGLLATILVQILYKSEVDTIGFETWRPVVYAYVLWGVALGIGQVLTRGEDGQRALFLLPALLFTIAMVIFPTLFGFYIALTDWNLSSFSGRRFNGLDNFWQMLGDPYYRNALFNMVLYVLAVLVEYVIAFGLALLLNAQIRARKFFRVVFLMPLMLSPVAVSWMVGKSLMEYRFGPAATLARHLGWENPAFFSDPIIARISIMVLDAWTFIPFMMIMLLAGLQAMSREILEAARVDGANAWQTFWQVTFPLMLPVSVTAVILRIIFKLKLADIIITVTSGGPGGATDSVSSFIYREYRDRSNVGYGTMLAMAYLVIIVVFVTWLLKFANRFVRNVN from the coding sequence TTGGGCTGGGCGGTGATGGCCGCTGCAACGCTTGGCCTGCTGGCAACGATCCTGGTCCAGATCCTCTACAAGAGCGAGGTCGACACGATCGGCTTCGAGACATGGCGTCCCGTGGTCTACGCCTATGTGCTGTGGGGCGTGGCACTCGGCATCGGCCAGGTGCTGACGCGTGGCGAGGACGGCCAGCGCGCGCTGTTCCTGCTGCCGGCGCTGCTGTTCACCATCGCCATGGTGATCTTCCCGACGCTGTTCGGTTTCTACATCGCGCTGACCGACTGGAACCTCTCCTCCTTCAGCGGACGCAGGTTCAACGGGCTCGACAATTTCTGGCAGATGCTGGGCGATCCCTACTATCGCAATGCGCTGTTCAACATGGTGCTCTACGTGCTGGCCGTGCTGGTCGAATATGTCATCGCCTTCGGCTTGGCGCTGCTGCTCAACGCGCAGATTCGGGCGCGCAAATTCTTCCGCGTCGTTTTCCTGATGCCGCTGATGCTGTCGCCGGTGGCGGTGTCGTGGATGGTCGGCAAGTCACTGATGGAATATCGCTTCGGCCCGGCGGCGACGCTGGCGCGCCATCTCGGCTGGGAAAACCCGGCCTTCTTCTCGGATCCGATCATCGCCCGCATCTCGATCATGGTGCTGGATGCCTGGACCTTCATCCCGTTCATGATGATCATGCTGCTCGCCGGCCTGCAGGCGATGTCACGCGAAATCCTCGAAGCCGCGCGGGTCGACGGCGCCAATGCGTGGCAGACCTTCTGGCAGGTCACCTTTCCGCTGATGCTGCCGGTGTCGGTGACGGCGGTCATCCTGCGCATCATCTTCAAGCTGAAGCTGGCCGACATCATCATCACGGTGACCTCGGGCGGACCTGGTGGCGCCACTGATTCCGTCTCCAGTTTCATCTACCGCGAATACCGCGACCGCTCGAATGTCGGCTACGGCACCATGCTGGCGATGGCCTATCTGGTCATCATCGTCGTGTTCGTGACCTGGCTGCTGAAATTCGCCAACCGCTTCGTGCGCAACGTCAATTGA
- a CDS encoding ABC transporter produces the protein MRTGLYDKLVRAGATRRDVLKGAASMAAIAAASGAGLGAFTRPASAASELRSKILQIPGVGKGQPTDADFQKVGELCLEATKANVKEGEFAGVELTFMGLNNQNLHNVLFRGFLKPWEAYTGAKISWIDLAQADYNARLQQSIATGTVDFDIIEMGAPFEGDVCGKGLTSEMPDWVKKQIDFDDLVNYLKPPVGTWDGKQYRVTIDGDTHNFNYRTDVFADADLAKQWKDGGGAGEWGVPKTWQQVQAVTKFLKGKKFKGQDVYGYLDAPKPWGGFGFYFLGSRATAYAKHPDDKAWLFDADTMKPRINNPAWVRAIQDVIDALPSEPADQINADPNTTGFQQFLAGTGSMIPWWGDIGSNVKTNDSSVIGDVTGFSILPGSDDVYNSKTGAWEKLASGPNYSPNCAYLGWGVYVMARVDKDEKKKKAAWSAAAHLGGKDLSIWTAMYPSGFQPYRNSHFDIPEWVAAGYDEAFITSYLKSEGDSYNHPNAAIEPRIPGIFQYYSAAEDILANTFAGKMKAQEGADAIAAAWEKLTDQIGREKQIKLYKASLGLA, from the coding sequence ATGAGAACAGGTCTTTACGATAAACTGGTCCGTGCCGGCGCCACGCGGCGCGACGTCTTGAAGGGTGCGGCCAGCATGGCCGCTATCGCGGCGGCATCCGGCGCCGGGCTCGGCGCCTTCACGCGCCCGGCTTCCGCCGCAAGCGAACTGCGCTCGAAGATCCTGCAGATTCCGGGCGTTGGCAAAGGCCAGCCGACCGATGCCGATTTCCAGAAGGTCGGCGAGCTCTGCCTCGAGGCGACCAAGGCCAATGTCAAGGAAGGCGAATTCGCCGGCGTCGAGCTGACCTTCATGGGCCTCAACAACCAGAACCTGCACAATGTGCTGTTCCGCGGCTTCCTGAAGCCGTGGGAGGCCTATACCGGCGCCAAGATCAGCTGGATCGACCTGGCGCAGGCCGACTACAATGCCCGCCTGCAGCAGTCGATCGCCACCGGCACGGTCGACTTCGACATCATCGAGATGGGCGCGCCCTTCGAAGGCGATGTCTGCGGCAAGGGCCTCACCTCCGAGATGCCCGACTGGGTCAAGAAGCAGATCGATTTCGACGATCTGGTCAACTATCTGAAGCCGCCGGTCGGCACCTGGGACGGCAAGCAGTACCGCGTCACCATCGACGGCGACACGCACAACTTCAACTACCGCACCGACGTGTTCGCCGATGCCGACCTCGCCAAGCAGTGGAAGGACGGCGGCGGGGCCGGAGAATGGGGCGTGCCGAAGACCTGGCAGCAGGTACAGGCCGTGACCAAGTTCCTCAAGGGCAAGAAATTCAAGGGCCAGGACGTTTATGGCTATCTCGATGCGCCCAAGCCCTGGGGCGGTTTCGGCTTCTACTTCCTCGGCAGCCGCGCCACCGCCTATGCCAAGCATCCCGATGACAAGGCATGGCTGTTCGACGCCGACACGATGAAGCCGCGCATCAACAATCCGGCCTGGGTGCGCGCCATTCAGGACGTGATCGACGCGCTGCCCTCCGAACCGGCGGACCAGATCAACGCCGACCCGAACACCACCGGCTTCCAGCAGTTCCTGGCCGGCACGGGTTCGATGATCCCCTGGTGGGGCGACATCGGCTCCAACGTCAAGACCAACGATTCCTCGGTCATCGGCGACGTCACCGGCTTCTCGATCCTGCCGGGTTCGGACGATGTCTACAATTCCAAGACCGGCGCCTGGGAGAAGCTCGCCAGCGGGCCGAACTATTCGCCGAACTGCGCCTATCTCGGCTGGGGCGTGTATGTCATGGCCCGCGTCGACAAGGACGAGAAGAAGAAAAAGGCGGCCTGGTCCGCAGCCGCCCATCTTGGCGGCAAGGACCTGTCGATCTGGACGGCGATGTATCCGTCCGGCTTCCAGCCTTACCGCAACTCGCATTTCGACATTCCGGAGTGGGTGGCGGCCGGCTACGACGAGGCCTTCATCACCTCCTACCTCAAGTCGGAAGGCGACAGCTACAACCATCCGAACGCGGCGATCGAGCCACGCATCCCCGGCATCTTCCAGTACTATTCCGCCGCCGAGGACATTCTGGCCAACACCTTCGCCGGCAAGATGAAGGCACAGGAAGGCGCCGATGCCATTGCCGCGGCCTGGGAAAAGCTCACCGACCAGATCGGCCGCGAAAAGCAGATCAAGCTCTACAAGGCCTCGCTCGGCCTGGCCTGA